GTGGCCCCGGCAGCTTTGTTTGCCCGGGGGGTGTTGCGTCACAAGGCGTCATCCAATCCGCGTGCCGCCATGCTGGGGTTCTTTGGTTGGGAAATCGCCAAAATCGTGTTGACGGTGGCGCTGTTGGCAGCGGCACCCCGGCTGGTGGTGGGCTTGAGCTGGATCGCCCTGCTGGTTGGCATGGTGGTCACAATGAAAACGTACTGGGTTGCGCTGTGGGTGCGGCCTGGTGTCCGAAAAACCGATTGATAGAGAGAAGAGTTGTCCGATGGCCGCAGAAGCGCACGCTCCGACTGCAAGTGAATACATCGTTCACCACCTGCAGCATCTTCAAAACATCAACCAGACCAAGATTGTTGACTTCACTGTCATCAACTATGACTCCATCATTGTGGGTTTGGTTCTGGGTGTCCTCACACTTTTGATTCTCTGGTCGGCTGCCCGCAAGGCGACCTCTGGCGTACCCGGTCGCTTCCAAGCGGCCGTGGAAATGCTGGTCGAGATGGTGGACAACCAGGCCAAGGCCAATATCCACAACGCCGAAAGCCGCAAGTTCATCGCCCCCCTGGGTCTCACGGTGTTCGTCTGGATCTTCTTGATGAACTTCATGGACATGTTGCCCGTGGATCTGCTGCCTGCCATCTGGGCCAAGATTTATGGTGCCGCAGGCCACGATCCACACCACGCTTATCTGCGTGTTGTGCCTACGGCCGACCTGTCGACCACTCTGGGCTTGGCGTTTGCCATCCTGATCCTGCGTTTCTGGTACAGCGTCAAGATCAAGGGCGCTGGCGGCTGGGCCCATGAACTCGTGTCGGCCCCGTTCGGCACCAGCAAGAATCCCATCTTCGCCCTGATTTTGGGCGTAGTGAACCTGTTGATGCAGGTGATCGAATATGTCGCCAACACCGTGTCCCATGGCATGCGGTTGTTTGGCAACATGTACGCTGGCGAACTGGTGTTCATGCTGATTGCCCTGATGGGTGGTGCGGCTGCACTGTCGCTGTCGGGTGTGCTGCTGCCTGTGGGCCACGTCATCGCTGGCACCATCTGGACGCTGTTCCACATTTTGGTGATCTCGCTGCAAGCCTTCATCTTCATGATGCTTGCGCTGATTTACCTCGGTCAGGCGCACAACGCGCACTAACGGTTCCTTTTCGTTTCTCTTTCCTTTTTAACCTTTCTTTTTTAACTCAGGAGTCATCATGGAAAACATTCTCGGTCTCGTCGCTCTGGCTTGTGGTCTGATCGTTGGTCTGGGCGCTATCGGCGCTTCCATCGGTATCGCACTGATGGGTGGCAAGTTCCTCGAATCGTCGGCACGTCAGCCTGAACTGATCAACGAACTGCAAACCAAGATGTTCATCTTGGCCGGTCTGATCGACGCTGCCTTCCTGATCGGCGTGGCTATCGCTCTGCTGTTCGCTTTCGCCAACCCCTTCGTCTCCACGTTCTTGGTCAACCTGCCCAAGTAATTCCCGTTCAACGCCACTCTAGAAAGGTGTTGCCGTGAGTATCAACGCGACCCTGTTCATTCAGGCCATCGTCTTCTTGATCTTGGTATGGTTCACGATGAAATTCGTGTGGCCTCCGATCGCGAAGGCGTTGGATGAACGAGCCCAGAAAATCGCCGAAGGCCTCGCTGCTGCCGATCGTGCCAAGTCCGAACTGACCGCTGCCAACCAGCGCGTCGAGAAGGAACTGTCACAGGCACGCAACGAAACGGCCTCGCGTCTTGCGGACGCCGACCGCCGTGCCCAGGCCATCGTCGAAGAAGCCAAGGCACGCGCTACGGAGGAAGGCAACAAGATCGTTGCATCCGCACGTGCAGAAGCCGAACAGCAAACGGTGCAAGCCCGCGAAGCCCTGCGTGAGCAGGTGGCCGCGCTGGCCGTCAAGGGTGCAGAGCAGATTCTCCGCAAGGAAGTCAATGCCGGCGTTCACGCCGACCTGCTCAACCGCCTGAAGACCGAGCTGTAAGGGGACACACATGGCTGAACTCGCCACCATTGCCCGCCCTTACGCCGAAGCCCTGTTCAAGGCCGCTACTGCGGGTGCGGGCGTGGACCTGGTCAGCACTGCTGACTGGGTCGATGAACTGGCGGCTATTGCCGCCAACCCCCAGTTGCGCCAGCTGGCCGACAACCCCAAGGTGACGGCAGACCAGGTGTTTGCTGTCGTCACGGGTGTTGCGCGTTCGGCGCTGTCCGATGCGGCCAAGAACTTCCTGCGCACGGTCATCGACAACGGGCGCCTTGAAGCGCTGCCTGAAGTCGCCGTGCAATTCCGTGCCCTCGTGAATGGCCGCACAGGCTCTTCTGATGCTGTGGTGCACAGCGCTTTCCCCATGGATGCTGCAGCCCTGGCCGACGTCAGCGCAGCCCTGGAAAAGCGCTTTGGCCGCAAGCTCAATCTCACCGCTCAGCTGGATGCGTCCCTGATCGGTGGCATTCGCGTAGTGGTGGGTGACGAGGTGCTGGACACTTCGGTCAAGGCCCGTCTTGAACAAATGAAAGCGGCCCTCACCGCGTAACGCGCGGCGAGGACAGCGAACCAAAGAAAGAAGGAAAGAGTCATGCAACTCAATCCCGCAGAAATTTCTGAACTCATCAAGAGCCGCATCGAAGGTCTGGCCGCCAGCAGCGATATCCGCAATCAGGGTACCGTGGTGTCCGTGTCCGACGGTATCGTGCGCGTGCACGGCCTGTCGGACGTGATGGCCGGTGAAATGCTTGAGTTCCCCGCCACTAAGGACGGCCAGCCCTCCTTCGGCTTGGCCCTGAACCTTGAGCGCGACTCCGTCGGCGCCGTGATTTTGGGTGAGTACGAGCACATCTCCGAAGGCGACACCGTCAAGTGCACGGGCCGCATTCTGGAAGTGCCGGTTGGCCCCGAGCTGATCGGCCGCGTGGTGAACGCCCTGGGCCAGCCCATCGACGGCAAAGGTCCTATCAATGCCAAGCTCACCGACGTGATCGAAAAGGTCGCTCCGGGCGTGATCGCCCGTAAATCGGTGGACCAACCCCTGCAAACCGGCCTGAAGTCCATCGACTCGATGGTGCCCGTGGGCCGTGGCCAGCGCGAGCTGATCATCGGTGACCGTCAGACCGGCAAGACGGCCGTCGCTATCGACGCCATCATTGCCCAGAAGGGCCAAGGCGTGTCGTGCATCTACGTCGCCATCG
This Acidovorax sp. 106 DNA region includes the following protein-coding sequences:
- a CDS encoding F0F1 ATP synthase subunit delta, producing the protein MAELATIARPYAEALFKAATAGAGVDLVSTADWVDELAAIAANPQLRQLADNPKVTADQVFAVVTGVARSALSDAAKNFLRTVIDNGRLEALPEVAVQFRALVNGRTGSSDAVVHSAFPMDAAALADVSAALEKRFGRKLNLTAQLDASLIGGIRVVVGDEVLDTSVKARLEQMKAALTA
- the atpB gene encoding F0F1 ATP synthase subunit A — protein: MAAEAHAPTASEYIVHHLQHLQNINQTKIVDFTVINYDSIIVGLVLGVLTLLILWSAARKATSGVPGRFQAAVEMLVEMVDNQAKANIHNAESRKFIAPLGLTVFVWIFLMNFMDMLPVDLLPAIWAKIYGAAGHDPHHAYLRVVPTADLSTTLGLAFAILILRFWYSVKIKGAGGWAHELVSAPFGTSKNPIFALILGVVNLLMQVIEYVANTVSHGMRLFGNMYAGELVFMLIALMGGAAALSLSGVLLPVGHVIAGTIWTLFHILVISLQAFIFMMLALIYLGQAHNAH
- a CDS encoding F0F1 ATP synthase subunit B; the protein is MSINATLFIQAIVFLILVWFTMKFVWPPIAKALDERAQKIAEGLAAADRAKSELTAANQRVEKELSQARNETASRLADADRRAQAIVEEAKARATEEGNKIVASARAEAEQQTVQAREALREQVAALAVKGAEQILRKEVNAGVHADLLNRLKTEL
- the atpE gene encoding F0F1 ATP synthase subunit C, whose protein sequence is MENILGLVALACGLIVGLGAIGASIGIALMGGKFLESSARQPELINELQTKMFILAGLIDAAFLIGVAIALLFAFANPFVSTFLVNLPK
- a CDS encoding ATP synthase subunit I, which encodes MKTIAPETETEAEDSDFKPLTAQEAQQWRSRNPPISVWKVVAGQALVGMLVALVAWVLTGRASVGWSAAYGALAVVAPAALFARGVLRHKASSNPRAAMLGFFGWEIAKIVLTVALLAAAPRLVVGLSWIALLVGMVVTMKTYWVALWVRPGVRKTD